CACCCGGACCCCGCCGCTGCGACGGACGCGTTCCAGGATCGCCTGCTGCCGCTGTGGTGCGAGCACGGAGCCCTCCTTCAAACAGATTCCACCAAATTATGACACATAGATGTTGAAACATGGGGAGTGGAATCGGCCGAACCCCTTGTCCGGGAAGCCCGGTCCGCGAGAGGTTGGGGATCTACACGGGAGGAGGTAAGCCATGGCCAAGCGCGCTCGCAAGACCAAGGCCCGCAAGAAGAAGGCGGCCAACCACGGCAAGCGTCCCAACGCTCGCTGAGGTGTGACATCGGGTACGGCCCGTACCCGATGTTCATCCCACGCCCTCTCGGTGACCGGCGCGTTGACCCGCGATCATCTGGGGACCATGGCCATGGTGTGACGCATGATGTCGCGCGGACTCCGGATCCTCATCGGCCTCGCGGCCGCGATGATCGTCCGCTGGTCAGTGGTCAAGGTCGGCGAGAGCCGCTGACACCGCCCGGTGGAAGGTCGGGTAGGCGTAGATCATCTGGCTGAGCCGCCGCACCGGGACGCGCTCGTGCACGGCCAGCGTCAGCAGGCCCAGCACCTCGCCGCCCGAGGGGCCCGCGTTGGTGGCGCCCACCAGGACCCCGTCAGCGGCCACCAGCTTGACGAACCCGCGCGCCTGCGCGATCCAGCCCCGCGCGGAGGCGGCCAGGTCGGTGTGGGCGACGCGCACGTCGAGACCCTTCTGCCTGGCCTGCTCCTCGGTCAGCCCCACCGCGCCGACCTCGGGATCGGTGAACGTCACCCGCGGCACCGCGTGGTACTCCGCCTCGTAGGAGGGCTCGCCGAGGATCTGCCTGACGATGATGTCGGCGTGGTACATCGACATGTGCGTGAACGCGCCCTTGCCGACCGCGTCGCCCAGGGCCCACACCCGCTCGGCGGCGCGCATCCTGCCGTCCACGGGGATCGCCTTCGCGCTCTCGTCCAGCCCGATCGCCCCGACCCCGAGCGCCTTCAGGTCGACCCTGCGCCCGGTGGCCACCAGCAGCCTCTCCGCCGTGACCCCCGCGAGCGTGAAGCCGTCGTCCCCGTGGGTCACCTCGGCGATCTTCACCCCGGTGCGCACGTCGATGCCCTCGTCGACGAACGCCTTGGCGATCAACTCACCGGCCTCGGGCTCCTCGGCCGGGACCAGCCGGTCCAGGCCCTCCAGCACCGTCACCCTCGCGCCGAACCTGGAGAAGACCTGCGCCAGCTCGACGCCGATGGCGCCGCCGCCGAGCACGATCAGCGACTCGGGGACGGTCTCCGCCTCGATCGCCTGGTGGTTGGTCCAGTACGGCGTGCCCTCGAGCCCGTCGATGGGCGGTACGGCCGGCTGTGACCCCGAGGCGATCACGATCCCCCTGGCCGCCCTGATCACCTGGTCGCCCACGGTGACCTCGTCCGGCCCGGTGATGCGCCCATGACCTCTGACCAGGTGGCCGCCCTTCCCGGTGAACCGGTCGGCGGCGACCTTGTCGTTCCAGTCGTCAGTCGCCTCCTCGCGGATCCTGCGCGCGACCGGCGCCCAGTCGGGCGGCCGGCCGCCCAGGACGACCAGGTCGCCCGCGTGGATCATCATCTTGGAGGGGATGCAGCCCCAGTACGGACACTCGCCGCCGACCAGGTTCCCCTCGACGCCCGCGACCCGCAGGCCCGCCTCGGCCAGCCTGCCCGCGACGTCCTCTCCTCCTGGGCCCATGCCCAGCACGATCACATCGACATCCATCTACCCACGCTAACCGCCGGGCCCGGCGCGCTCCCCGCTCACCCCTCCGCGAGACGGCTCAGCAGCTGCTCGATCTGGGTGGCGTAGCGTTCGGCGAACTCCGCCGAGGCCGGCTCCTCGTCGAACACCGCCCTGACGATCTGCGGGAAGGCCACCCCCGCCGCGGCGATCGCGAACAGCGCCACCAGCATCGCCGCCGGATCGAGCGACGCGGGGAGCTCTCCCTTCCGCTGCCGCTCGCGCAGTCCCTCGATGTTGCGCCGCATGTCGTCGACGAACTCCGGCGTGGGCTCCCCGTCGCGCAGTCCCTCCCACACCAGCAGCTTGCCGAAGGCGGGATTGGCGGCGTTGGCGCGCACGTACCCGCCGACCAGCTCGGCCAGCGACAGGGAGGGGTCGGCGAACCCGCTCTCCGTGCTCTGCCACTGGCTCGTCAGCTCGCGGTAGAGGCCCTCCTTGCCGCCGAAGTAGTACGAGATCAGCTGCTTGTTGACCCCGGCCCGGTTCGCGATCGCGCTCACCCTGGCGCCGGCGAAGCCCTTGGCCGCGAACTCCTCCACTGCCGCGTCGACGATCCGCTGCTTGGTGCGCTCGGCGTCGCGCTGCTTGTCCTGAGGCTCTCTCCGCATGGGAGCGAATCTATCATCCATCCATATGGTTGACACTATCATCCAAATGGTTGATAGTCGGGACATGAGAACTCACATCGCGATCATCGGCGGCGGAATCGGCGGGCTCTGCCTGGCACACGGACTACGCAAGGCGGGCATGGAGGTCATGGTCTTCGAGCGCGACCGCACCCCGCAGGACCGCCTCCAGGGCTACCGGGTGCACATCGATCCCGACGGCGCGCGGGCCCTGCACGACTGCCTGCCCCCGCGGTCGTGGCAGACCTTCCTGGACACCACAGGGCAGGGCGGCCAGGACTTCGGCTTCCTCACCGAACAGCTCGGACGGCTGCTCGTGCTGGAGACTCCCCGGGCCGCCGACCCCGCCGACGACCACCACTCCGTCAGCCGCATCACACTCAGGGAGATCCTGCTGTCGGGGCTCGACGACGTGGTGCGCTTCAGCAAGACCTTCGAGCGCTACGAGCGCACCGGCACGGGCACCAGGCTGTTCTTCGAGGACGGCACGACCGCGCTGGCCGACATCGTCGTCGCGGCGGACGGCGGCAACTCACGGGTGCGGCGGCAGTACCTCCCGCATGCCGAGCGGGTCGACACCGGCATCACCACCGTCGCGGGCAAGTTCCCGCTCACCCCGCGAACCAGGACGCTCATCGACGCCAGGCTGGTCGAGGGCCCGAACAACATCCTGCCGCCCAGGGGCATGGGCCTGTTCACCGCCCCGCACGACCTGGGCGACACCGGTGAGACGAGCTCGCTCATGGACAACACCAGTAGCTACATCCTGTGGGCCTTCGGCGCCAGCCGGAGGCGCTTTCCCGCCGGCCTGGCGGAGATGTCCGGCGAGCGGCTCCAGCGCACCGTCGCCCGCCTGATCCACAGCTGGCACCCCGATCTGAAGAAGCTGGTCGAGCTCTCCCACCCCGACACGGTGTCGCTGCTGCCCATCCGCACCTCGATCCCGATCGAGCCGTGGGAGCCCACCACGATCACCCTGCTGGGCGACGCGATCCACAGCATGACGCCGATGCGCGGGATCGGCGCCAACACCGCCCTGCGCGACGCCCGCCTGCTGTGCCAGGCGCTGACCGCGGGCGGCGACGTCGTCGAGGCCATCGGGGGCTACGAGAGCCGGATGCGCGAGTACGGCTTCGCCGCCGTCCGCGACTCCCTCCAGGCCGCCGAGCAGTTCGTCGGCGAGAACGCGGTGGCCAGGCTCGGCTTCAAGACCTTCCTGCGCACCGCCCACCGGGTGCCCAGCCTCAGGGCGAAGGCGTTCGGGTGACCCGTCAGCCCTCGCGCTCCATGGCCACCTGCCTGCGGACCTCGGGGACGACCTCCTCGGCGAACAGGCGCAGCTGCCGCTCCTGGTCGCCCTCGGCCCAGAACACGAAGGAGTCCATGCCGAACCCGACCACCAGGTCGGTCAGCTCAGCCGCCCACTCGGCGGCGGGCTTGCCGGGGCCGATGCTCCCGTTGATGTTGTACAGCCGGCGGATGTCGGAGGGCTTGCGCCCCGCTTCCAGCGCGGCCTCGTCGATCCTTGCGTGCAGCTCGGGCAGCCGCTCGGGCGGCGCCCACGGCGAGGACGGCAGCCAGCCGTCGGCGGCGCGGCCGGCCAGCGCGAGCCCCTTCGGGCCGCCCACGCCGAGCCAGATCCCGATGCGGTGCGCGGGCTCGGGGCCGGTCTGCGCGCCCCGCAGGTGGTAGTGCCCGCCCTCGAACCTGCTGTTGCGCTCGCCGCTCCACACCTTCCTGATCACCGTGATCGCCTCGGCGAGCGCGTCCAGAGCCGCACCCCGCGTACGGCGCGGCCCGCCGTACGCCTCGATGGCCTCCCAGAAGCCGCCAGCGCCCAGCCCGAGCTCCACCCGCCCGCCACTGAGCAGGTCGAGGCTGGCGGCGGACTTGGCGAGCACGGACGGCTGGCGCAGGGGCAGGTTGGCCACGTCGGGAAAGACGGTGACGCGCTCGGTCACGGCCGTGATCACGCTGAGCAACGTCCAGGTGTCGAGGTGGCGGCGCTGGTAGGGATGGTCCTGGACGCCGATCAGGTCGAGCCCGAGCCGGTCGGCGAGCTTCGCGTACTCGATGACGGGGTCACCGGCGTTCGGCACGAGGAAGTAGCCGAACTGCGGCGAACGTCCATAGTCGGTCATGTCCGGCGTAACCGCGAGGCGGCCGTCCGGATTCCTGAGTATGGCCCTACTCATGCGACCGCGCGGGCAGCGGAGCACCGTGGGCGCATGACGCCTATCGCGCGCATCGTGGACGACGTGGACCAGCTCGCCGCCAGGGCCGAGCGCCTGGTGGCCAGGGGACAGGTGCCCGTCTCGACCATCGAGAGGCTCGTGAACGAGGGCGTCGCCCGCGGCGCGCCGCTCTACGAGCGCATCATCGGCGCCGCCGCCGACTTCCAGGCCGCCAACTTCCTGTGCAGGGGAGCGCGGGCGATCACCTCCGTCGCCCGCATCTCCATCAGCTCGCCGGGAAGGGAACTGCCGCAGGGCACCGGGTTCATGGTGTCGCCCAGGCTGCTGCTGACCAACAACCACGTGCTGCCCACGCCGTCGGCGGCGCTCGACGTGGTCGTGGAGTTCGGCGCTGAGGCGGGGATCGACAACCAGCCCCAGACGCCGACCAGATTCAGGCTCGACCCTTCGGCCTGCTTCCTCACCGACGAGCACCTGGACTACACGCTCGTACTGGTCAAGGCGGCCCCGGACGGGCGCGAGGCGGGCACGGTCTTCGGCTGGAACCCGCTCATCGCCCAGCAGGGCAAGATCGTCGCAGGCGAGCCCGTCAACGTCGTCGGCCACCCGTACGGCAGGCCGAAGGAGATCTCCATCAGGGACAACGAGCTGCGGGAGCAGACCGAACAGTGCCTGCGCTACACCACGGACACCGAGCCGGGCAGTTCGGGTTCGCCGGTGTTCAACGACCAGTGGGAGGTCGTCGCGCTGCACCACAAGGCCGTGGACGACCCGCCCGGCTCGCAGAACTGGGTCTCGAACGAGGGCGTGCGGGTGAGCGTCATCCTGGCCCACCTGGCCGCGCGCGAGCTGCCCGCGGCGACCAGGGCCCTGCTGGCAGAGCTGGGCCCGGGCGCGGGACTCGGCTCGGTCCCCGTGCTCGTGGCGACCGCCCCCACCCTGCCGCCTCCCGGCCTCACCGCCAGGCCCACCTCGTTCGGCGGCGCGCGGCACCTGCTGTTCCTGCACGGCAGGGGGCAGGAACGCCGCGATCCCCTGGAGTTGCGCAGGCAGTGGACCGCGGGGCTGAACAAGGGACTCACGCTCGCCGAGCTGCCCACCTTCGACCCCGCCGACGTGTGGCTTCCCTACTACGGCGACCGGCTCGTCGAGCCCGCGACCGAGGCGCCCGCCGCGCCGACCGCCCGGCTGCTGTACGAGCAGCTGATCGGGGAGGCGGCGATGATGGCGGGGATGCCGTCCGACGCCCGGCGCGAGGGCCTGCTGACCGGGCTGCACGGAGC
This window of the Nonomuraea africana genome carries:
- a CDS encoding TetR/AcrR family transcriptional regulator — protein: MRREPQDKQRDAERTKQRIVDAAVEEFAAKGFAGARVSAIANRAGVNKQLISYYFGGKEGLYRELTSQWQSTESGFADPSLSLAELVGGYVRANAANPAFGKLLVWEGLRDGEPTPEFVDDMRRNIEGLRERQRKGELPASLDPAAMLVALFAIAAAGVAFPQIVRAVFDEEPASAEFAERYATQIEQLLSRLAEG
- a CDS encoding 50S ribosomal protein bL37, which translates into the protein MAKRARKTKARKKKAANHGKRPNAR
- a CDS encoding dihydrolipoyl dehydrogenase family protein, which codes for MDVDVIVLGMGPGGEDVAGRLAEAGLRVAGVEGNLVGGECPYWGCIPSKMMIHAGDLVVLGGRPPDWAPVARRIREEATDDWNDKVAADRFTGKGGHLVRGHGRITGPDEVTVGDQVIRAARGIVIASGSQPAVPPIDGLEGTPYWTNHQAIEAETVPESLIVLGGGAIGVELAQVFSRFGARVTVLEGLDRLVPAEEPEAGELIAKAFVDEGIDVRTGVKIAEVTHGDDGFTLAGVTAERLLVATGRRVDLKALGVGAIGLDESAKAIPVDGRMRAAERVWALGDAVGKGAFTHMSMYHADIIVRQILGEPSYEAEYHAVPRVTFTDPEVGAVGLTEEQARQKGLDVRVAHTDLAASARGWIAQARGFVKLVAADGVLVGATNAGPSGGEVLGLLTLAVHERVPVRRLSQMIYAYPTFHRAVSAALADLDH
- a CDS encoding LLM class flavin-dependent oxidoreductase, with translation MTDYGRSPQFGYFLVPNAGDPVIEYAKLADRLGLDLIGVQDHPYQRRHLDTWTLLSVITAVTERVTVFPDVANLPLRQPSVLAKSAASLDLLSGGRVELGLGAGGFWEAIEAYGGPRRTRGAALDALAEAITVIRKVWSGERNSRFEGGHYHLRGAQTGPEPAHRIGIWLGVGGPKGLALAGRAADGWLPSSPWAPPERLPELHARIDEAALEAGRKPSDIRRLYNINGSIGPGKPAAEWAAELTDLVVGFGMDSFVFWAEGDQERQLRLFAEEVVPEVRRQVAMEREG
- a CDS encoding trypsin-like serine peptidase, with translation MTPIARIVDDVDQLAARAERLVARGQVPVSTIERLVNEGVARGAPLYERIIGAAADFQAANFLCRGARAITSVARISISSPGRELPQGTGFMVSPRLLLTNNHVLPTPSAALDVVVEFGAEAGIDNQPQTPTRFRLDPSACFLTDEHLDYTLVLVKAAPDGREAGTVFGWNPLIAQQGKIVAGEPVNVVGHPYGRPKEISIRDNELREQTEQCLRYTTDTEPGSSGSPVFNDQWEVVALHHKAVDDPPGSQNWVSNEGVRVSVILAHLAARELPAATRALLAELGPGAGLGSVPVLVATAPTLPPPGLTARPTSFGGARHLLFLHGRGQERRDPLELRRQWTAGLNKGLTLAELPTFDPADVWLPYYGDRLVEPATEAPAAPTARLLYEQLIGEAAMMAGMPSDARREGLLTGLHGALSWLASATNLDRLLISAVFRDVATYLDDPAVRQGVLDAVLRTVPRSGRLVVVAHSLGSVVAMDLMDSLPAGVEVPLLVTVGSPLGLDSVHRNLLSGGPSRPGRVADWLNVWCPADPVCIGCPLDDDWKGQVAERAVENPLQRAHDVAEYLSHPAVARAISSVLTPASAGLDGAGRRP
- a CDS encoding FAD-dependent oxidoreductase, yielding MRTHIAIIGGGIGGLCLAHGLRKAGMEVMVFERDRTPQDRLQGYRVHIDPDGARALHDCLPPRSWQTFLDTTGQGGQDFGFLTEQLGRLLVLETPRAADPADDHHSVSRITLREILLSGLDDVVRFSKTFERYERTGTGTRLFFEDGTTALADIVVAADGGNSRVRRQYLPHAERVDTGITTVAGKFPLTPRTRTLIDARLVEGPNNILPPRGMGLFTAPHDLGDTGETSSLMDNTSSYILWAFGASRRRFPAGLAEMSGERLQRTVARLIHSWHPDLKKLVELSHPDTVSLLPIRTSIPIEPWEPTTITLLGDAIHSMTPMRGIGANTALRDARLLCQALTAGGDVVEAIGGYESRMREYGFAAVRDSLQAAEQFVGENAVARLGFKTFLRTAHRVPSLRAKAFG